A window of Onychostoma macrolepis isolate SWU-2019 chromosome 01, ASM1243209v1, whole genome shotgun sequence contains these coding sequences:
- the mettl14 gene encoding N6-adenosine-methyltransferase non-catalytic subunit, producing the protein MNSRLQEIRERQKLRRQLLAQQLGAESPDSIGAVLNSKDEQKEIEETRETCRASFDTSVPGAKRRCLIDGEDPEEDVEEQREDVEPQQQEESGPYEEVYKDSSTFLKGTQSLNPHNDYCQHFVDTGHRPQNFIRDGGLADRFEEYPKQRELIRLKDEFIAATNTPPMYLQADPDTFDLRDLKCKFDVILIEPPLEEYYRESGIIANERFWTWDDIMKLNIEEISSIRSFVFLWCGSGEGLDLGRMCLRKWGFRRCEDICWIKTNKNNPGKTKTLDPKAVFQRTKEHCLMGIKGTVRRSTDGDFIHANVDIDLIITEEPEMGNIEKPVEIFHIIEHFCLGRRRLHLFGRDSTIRPGWLTVGPTLTNSNFNAEAYASHFSEPNSYLSGCTEEIERLRPKSPPPKSMAERGGGAPRGGRGGPAAGRGDRGRERNRPNFRGDRGGFRGRGGPHRGFPPR; encoded by the exons ATGAACAGCCGGTTGCAAGAAATACGTGAAAGACAGAAGCTCAGGCGGCAGCTTCTTGCACAACAG ctCGGCGCAGAGAGTCCCGACAGCATCGGTGCTGTTCTCAATAGTAAAGATGAACAAAAAGAGATCGAAGAGACCAGAGAGACGTGCAG AGCATCATTTGACACATCAGTTCCTGGTGCTAAAAGAAGGTGTCTCATTGACGGTGAAGACCCAGAGGAGGATGTGGAGGAGCAGAGG GAAGATGTTGAGCCCCAGCAGCAGGAGGAGAGCGGACCGTATGAAGAGGTGTACAAAGACTCCAGCACTTTTCTAAAG GGCACTCAAAGTTTAAATCCTCACAATGATTACTGCCAACACTTTGTGGACACAGGTCATAGACCTCAGAACTTTATCCGAGATGGAG GTTTGGCTGACAGATTTGAGGAGTACCCAAAACAAAGAGAGCTCATCCGACTGAAAGATGAGTTTATTGCTGCCACCAACACCCCACCCAT gtatCTGCAGGCAGATCCAGACACATTTGATCTGAGAGATTTGAAGTGTAAGTTTGATGTGATTCTGATAGAGCCTCCATTGGAGGAGTATTACAGAGAGTCGGGCATCATTGCCAACGAGCGCTTTTGGACCTGGGACGAT ATCATGAAGTTGAACATAGAGGAAATCTCATCTATTCGCTCTTTTGTATTCCTGTGGTGTGGTTCAGGAGAAGGCCTTGATCTCGGCCGAATG TGTCTGAGGAAATGGGGCTTCAGGCGATGTGAAGACATTTGTTGGATCAAGACCAACAAAAACAACCCTGGCAAGACCAAAACGCTGGACCCTAAGGCAGTGTTCCAGAGAACTAAG GAGCACTGTTTAATGGGTATCAAAGGCACAGTTAGACGCAGCACAGATGGCGATTTCATTCATGCTAATGTGGATATAGACCTGATCATTACAGAGGAGCCAGAGATGGGCAATATTGAGAAGCCAGTGGAGATTTTCCACATCATTGAACATTTCTGCTTGGGCCGTCGACGGCTGCACCTGTTTGGCAGGGACAGCACTATCAGGCCAG GTTGGCTGACTGTGGGCCCCACGCTGACCAATAGCAACTTTAATGCAGAAGCTTATGCCTCCCACTTCAGTGAACCCAACTCTTACTTGTCTGGTTGTACTGAAGAAATCGAGAGACTCCGTCCCAAATCCCCACCTCCTAAATCCATGGCAGAGAGAGGTGGGGGTGCACCGCGTGGAGGACGAGGTGGTCCCGCTGCGGGAAGAGGCGATCGGGGTCGGGAGAGAAATCGTCCAAACTTCCGTGGAGATCGAGGTGGATTCAGAGGCCGTGGAGGCCCACATCGTGGATTCCCTCCCCGGTGA